The Hymenobacter sp. DG25A nucleotide sequence ATCACCACCTGGGAAACGTCGGTGGCTTTGTACCCCGATACCTACGACGAAAAGAACCCGGCCGCTAACCAGCCGCAGACTATCCGCGCCAATACGCCCATCGGCTTTGCCCTGGCTTATTGCGACAACGATGCCAGCGTGGAGCGGGAAAACTTCTTCGGGAGTGTGCCCGTGGCCGGCGCCGATAAAAACCGGGGCTGGATTGATGCATCCATTTTTGGAACGCTGCTGCCGGTTGAGTCGGCAGCGCCTAAGCCATAAGCTATTGTATGACTCCTTCTCCGCTTTCTGACTGGCTTTCGCGCTCCGCGATACTGGCTGCCGGCCTCCTGCTGGGGGCCTGCAACTCGGCCCGCCCCCCGCAAACCACCGCCGATGCCTCTGCTGCGGCTACCTCTGCCAAGCCACGCTACAGCTTTAAGGAGCTGGCCTGGCAGGATGAGTTCAACAAGCCCGGCCTGCCTGATTCCACCAAATGGACTTACGATGTAGGCGGCAAGGGCTGGGGTAACCACGAGCTGCAGTACTATACCAAAGCCCGCCTGGAAAACGCCCGCGTAGAAAACGGCAACCTCATTATTGAGGCCCGGCGCGAGCAGCTCTTTCCCGGCAACCCGTACACCTCCACGCGGCTGGTGTCGCGCGGTGGCCCGGGCAAGGGGGGAAGCCAGACGTATGGCCGCTTTGAGATACGTGCCCAGCTGCCCGCTGCGCGCGGCACCTGGCCCGCCATCTGGATGCTGCCCGACGACTGGAAGTACGGCGACAAAAGCTGGCCCGATAACGGCGAGATTGACATTATGGAGTACGTAGGCTACCGCCCCGGCGTGGTGCAGGCCTCTACGCACTGCCACAAATACTACTTCCGCACCAATAACCAGAAAACCGATTCCGTTCGGGTGGAAGATGCTACTACGGCCTTTCACGTGTACGCCCTGGAGTGGACGCCCGAAACCATCACGGCTTTCGTGGATGACAAGCCCTACTTCACCAGCACCAACGAGCACACGGGCTGGGAAGCCTGGCCCTGGGACCACCCGTTCCATTTGCTGCTGAATGTGGCCGTGGGCGGCGACTGGGGTGGCAAGATGGGGGTGGATGAAACCGCCTTTCCCCAGCGGATGCTGGTGGATTATGTTCGGTTTTATCGGCTGAAAGCCAATTAATTTTTCTGCGGGAAAAAGGCCATTTCTGGGCTTATTTCCTGATTTAGTACTCGTTACGGTCCTGCCTGGCACGGCCGCTACGGTTCCGGGGGCCGGCCCAGTTTGTAAGGGGAGTGGGTCGGCCCTGCTGGAAATTTAGTACTTAGTAACGTTTATCTATTTACTCACTTAACCCGCTTGTATGATGAAAACTTCTACGCGAATTCTCCTGACAACCGGCCTGCTGGGTCTGCTGGGCCACGCCGCCGCCGCCCAAACGCTGTATGATGATTTTGAGCAGGTGCGGCTGGTAGCTTATCCCAATGTACAGGGCATGCTGACGCAGGATGCGGCTAACCCCGCTAAGAACACTGTGAATGGCAGCACTACGGTAGCCAAATTTGAACGGGCCGCCGCGGAGCAATATGCCACCATCAGCATTGCACTGGCCGATGCCTCGCGCCGACTCCAGGATGTAACGCCCTATACCACCGGGACCAAGAAAATCAGCCTAAGCTTTTATAGCCCGATGGCCGGGGTGCCGGTGCAGCTGGTGCTGCAGAACAAGGCCAAGGCGGCGGCCACGCCTTATGTGTACCCCCAGGGCAACTACGCGGGCACCTTCAACGCCACCACTACGGTAGCCAATGCCTGGGAAACCCTCACGTTCACCTTCACGCCGGGGCCGGGTAGCAGCGACGCCAGCGTGACGGCCACGGACATCGACCAGCTGGCCCTGCTCATTAACCTGGGCAATAAGGATGGCAGCACCTACTATTTCGACGACCTGAAAGGCCCGGAGCTGACCAACGGCACGCCCGTTGACCCCAAAGTGCCCTTCCTGTACGATAATTTCGAAGA carries:
- a CDS encoding family 16 glycosylhydrolase, with the protein product MTPSPLSDWLSRSAILAAGLLLGACNSARPPQTTADASAAATSAKPRYSFKELAWQDEFNKPGLPDSTKWTYDVGGKGWGNHELQYYTKARLENARVENGNLIIEARREQLFPGNPYTSTRLVSRGGPGKGGSQTYGRFEIRAQLPAARGTWPAIWMLPDDWKYGDKSWPDNGEIDIMEYVGYRPGVVQASTHCHKYYFRTNNQKTDSVRVEDATTAFHVYALEWTPETITAFVDDKPYFTSTNEHTGWEAWPWDHPFHLLLNVAVGGDWGGKMGVDETAFPQRMLVDYVRFYRLKAN